The following coding sequences lie in one Thalassoglobus polymorphus genomic window:
- a CDS encoding terminase gpA endonuclease subunit, whose amino-acid sequence MAIDPRQLGPTQLCRLLNSTPLGEVISERQLHRHRTRAGFRIGENRTVDLFRYIGWLVARRHAPKPDPEGLTGYDAMKEQARARNAMLSLSGRDIGDLPAVINPERKRQAGESFRFFCETYFPLSFHLAWSPDHLKVIAKIEEAVLHGGLFALAMPRGSGKTTIAECACLWAILFGHREFIALIGASEVHAEEMLDSIKMELDGNELLLEDFPEAVYPIQRLEGIANRCTGQLYQGERTHISWTAKEIVMPTMPDSKASGAIVKVAGITGRIRGMKFKRADGRTVRPSLVILDDPQTDESARSPSQCAQRESILAGAVLGLAGPGNKISGIMPCTVIRPDDMADRMLDRDKHPQWQGDRTKMVYTFPTNEKLWQQYGQVRAEALRNERGLAEATEFYRKHRKAMDEGAVIAWPERFNPDELSAIQHAMNLKLQNEAAFFAEYQNEPLPETAADDDLLTADQIAGKTCGLPQHLVPVGCNHLTMFIDVQQKLLFFVVCAWEDDFTGYIIDYGTYPDQKRPYFTLRDATRTLAVAAKGTGLEGSIYAGLEALTEDRLSRSWRRDDGAELRIDRCLIDANWGSSTDVVYQFCRQSKHAGIVLPSHGRFVGASSRPFSDYKRKPGERVGLNWRMTNASGKRAVRHVIYDTNYWKSFVQARLVVAQGDPGCLSLFGTSPETHRMFAEQLTAEYRVKTEGRGRTVDEWKIRPEQPDNHWLDGVVGCAVSASIQGCVLFGTDAPQGPAPPRVRLSALQRSKRG is encoded by the coding sequence GTGGCGATTGACCCCCGACAACTCGGACCGACTCAGTTGTGCCGGCTGCTCAACTCAACCCCGTTGGGCGAAGTGATCAGCGAACGGCAGCTGCATCGGCATCGCACCCGGGCCGGGTTCCGGATCGGGGAGAACCGGACCGTCGACCTGTTCCGATACATCGGCTGGCTGGTCGCGCGGCGGCATGCGCCGAAACCGGATCCCGAGGGTCTGACCGGCTACGACGCGATGAAGGAGCAGGCTCGGGCTCGCAACGCGATGCTCTCGCTGTCGGGTCGCGACATTGGCGATCTGCCGGCGGTTATCAATCCGGAACGCAAACGACAGGCGGGCGAAAGTTTTCGGTTCTTCTGCGAGACGTACTTCCCGTTGTCGTTTCACCTGGCATGGTCACCGGACCATTTGAAGGTCATCGCGAAGATCGAAGAAGCGGTGCTGCATGGCGGGTTGTTCGCATTGGCGATGCCACGTGGGTCGGGCAAGACGACAATCGCCGAATGCGCCTGTCTGTGGGCGATCCTGTTCGGGCACCGGGAGTTCATCGCATTGATCGGCGCGAGTGAGGTGCATGCGGAGGAGATGCTCGACTCCATCAAGATGGAACTTGACGGCAACGAACTGCTGCTCGAGGACTTCCCCGAGGCGGTCTATCCGATCCAGCGGCTGGAAGGGATCGCGAACCGCTGCACCGGCCAGCTGTACCAGGGCGAGCGGACGCACATCTCATGGACTGCCAAAGAGATCGTGATGCCGACAATGCCGGATTCGAAGGCGTCGGGAGCGATCGTCAAAGTCGCCGGGATCACCGGTCGCATTCGCGGGATGAAGTTCAAACGAGCCGATGGCCGGACCGTACGGCCTTCGCTTGTCATTCTCGACGACCCCCAGACAGACGAGTCGGCGCGATCGCCATCCCAGTGTGCCCAGCGCGAGAGCATCCTTGCCGGCGCGGTCCTCGGCCTGGCCGGTCCCGGCAACAAGATCAGCGGCATCATGCCATGCACGGTCATTCGTCCGGATGACATGGCCGATCGGATGCTGGATCGGGACAAACACCCGCAATGGCAGGGTGACCGCACGAAGATGGTCTATACGTTCCCGACCAACGAAAAGCTGTGGCAGCAGTACGGCCAGGTGCGTGCCGAAGCACTGCGGAATGAACGGGGGCTGGCGGAAGCCACCGAGTTCTATCGCAAACATCGGAAAGCGATGGACGAAGGCGCGGTCATTGCCTGGCCGGAGCGGTTCAATCCGGATGAACTCTCGGCCATACAGCATGCCATGAATCTGAAGCTGCAGAATGAAGCCGCGTTCTTCGCGGAATACCAGAACGAACCGCTGCCGGAGACGGCCGCCGATGATGATCTGCTGACGGCCGATCAGATCGCCGGCAAGACCTGTGGCCTGCCGCAGCATCTGGTGCCGGTTGGCTGCAATCACCTGACGATGTTCATCGACGTACAGCAGAAGTTGTTGTTCTTCGTGGTCTGTGCGTGGGAAGACGACTTCACGGGCTACATCATTGATTACGGCACCTACCCCGACCAGAAGCGACCGTACTTCACACTGCGGGACGCCACGCGAACGCTGGCCGTTGCAGCGAAAGGAACTGGGCTCGAGGGATCCATCTACGCCGGGCTGGAGGCGTTAACTGAAGATCGACTGTCACGGAGTTGGCGACGCGACGACGGTGCGGAACTGCGGATCGACCGTTGTCTCATCGACGCCAACTGGGGTTCATCAACGGATGTGGTCTACCAGTTCTGCCGGCAATCGAAGCACGCCGGGATCGTGCTCCCTTCACACGGGCGGTTCGTGGGGGCCTCCAGCCGGCCATTCTCTGATTACAAACGCAAACCGGGAGAACGCGTCGGACTCAACTGGCGGATGACAAACGCCAGCGGCAAGCGGGCGGTCCGGCATGTGATCTACGACACGAACTACTGGAAGTCGTTCGTGCAGGCTCGGCTGGTCGTGGCGCAGGGCGATCCCGGTTGTCTGTCCCTGTTCGGAACCAGTCCGGAAACGCACCGGATGTTCGCCGAGCAGTTGACCGCTGAATACCGCGTGAAGACCGAAGGGCGGGGCCGGACGGTGGACGAATGGAAGATCCGCCCCGAGCAGCCCGATAACCACTGGCTCGACGGTGTCGTGGGCTGCGCGGTCTCTGCGTCGATACAGGGCTGCGTGCTGTTCGGTACCGATGCGCCGCAAGGCCCCGCGCCACCACGCGTCCGGCTGTCCGCGTTGCAGAGGAGCAAGCGGGGATGA
- a CDS encoding winged helix-turn-helix domain-containing protein — protein MATKKTTTTTKTRKPAQRKAAKKAPATNKQAAAQKKPKAGGKRDGKMSALDAAAKVLAEAGEPLTAKAMIEAMATKGYWTSPGGKTPHSTLYAAIIREIAKKGDESRFKKTDRGQFTV, from the coding sequence ATGGCGACGAAGAAGACCACCACGACGACGAAGACCCGCAAGCCCGCCCAGCGCAAGGCGGCAAAGAAGGCCCCCGCGACCAACAAGCAGGCGGCGGCTCAAAAGAAACCGAAGGCCGGCGGCAAGCGGGACGGGAAGATGAGCGCCCTCGACGCGGCGGCGAAGGTGCTGGCTGAAGCGGGCGAGCCGCTGACCGCCAAGGCGATGATCGAAGCGATGGCGACAAAGGGGTACTGGACCAGCCCCGGCGGCAAGACGCCCCACTCGACGCTGTACGCCGCGATCATTCGCGAGATTGCGAAAAAGGGGGACGAGTCGCGATTCAAGAAGACCGACCGCGGTCAATTCACCGTCTGA
- a CDS encoding DUF1937 family protein, with the protein MIYLASPYSHPCPTVREQRFHAVCRMAALLMRQGQVVFAPIVHGHPLVDHGLPTEWPFWERFDREHLRRCDELVVLTLDGWRESVGVTAEIRIAGELGKPVRYLVPEDGDGSPTLGRVAKEAEI; encoded by the coding sequence ATGATTTATCTTGCGAGCCCGTACTCACACCCATGCCCGACCGTTCGCGAACAGCGATTTCATGCCGTCTGCCGGATGGCGGCTTTGCTCATGCGGCAGGGACAGGTCGTGTTCGCGCCGATCGTGCATGGCCATCCGCTGGTCGATCATGGCCTGCCCACCGAGTGGCCTTTCTGGGAACGGTTCGACCGGGAGCATCTGCGGCGGTGCGACGAACTGGTCGTGCTCACGCTGGACGGCTGGCGGGAATCGGTCGGTGTGACGGCCGAGATCCGGATTGCCGGCGAACTGGGGAAACCGGTCCGCTATCTGGTTCCGGAGGACGGCGACGGTTCGCCCACGTTGGGCCGTGTCGCGAAGGAGGCGGAGATTTGA
- a CDS encoding DNA modification methylase, whose amino-acid sequence MTATSKSILAIEHRSIGDIRPYENNPRINDDAVAAVVASIREFGFRQPIVVDEAGVIIVGHTRYKAAQQLGLEKVPVHVAKGLSPAQVKAYRIADNQTATLAEWNYDLLPIELADLQGLDFDLDLLGFDTDELAKILSPELKNGQCDPDDVPEPPDEATTQKGDLWLLGEHRLLCGDSSSVADLDRLLDGQPIHLCNTDPPYNVKVEPRSNNAIAAGLSSFQGTTHHQKLDVERHPEKAKPTAKKLRAKDRPLANDFVSDEQFDVLLDAWFGNIARVLLPGRGFYIWGGYANCANYPPFLKKHELYFSQALIWVKEHPVLTRKDFMGNHEWCFYGWKAGAAHVYLGPNNATDVWSVKKVNPQSMVHLTEKPVELAVRAMQYSSRTGENVLDLFGGSGSTLIAAEQTGRKAFLMELDPLYCDVIVQRYEKFSGRKAERVAAEEVAA is encoded by the coding sequence ATGACAGCCACATCCAAGTCCATTCTGGCAATCGAACACCGATCCATCGGTGACATTAGACCATACGAAAACAATCCCCGCATCAACGACGATGCGGTGGCGGCGGTCGTAGCGTCGATCCGGGAGTTCGGATTTCGACAACCGATCGTCGTCGACGAAGCGGGCGTGATCATCGTCGGTCACACCCGCTACAAAGCGGCTCAGCAACTCGGCCTTGAGAAAGTGCCGGTGCATGTCGCCAAAGGATTGTCGCCGGCACAGGTGAAGGCGTACCGCATCGCCGACAACCAGACCGCAACGCTGGCGGAATGGAACTACGACCTGCTGCCGATCGAACTGGCCGACCTGCAAGGACTCGATTTCGATCTCGATCTGCTGGGGTTCGACACCGATGAACTAGCGAAGATCCTCAGTCCCGAGCTGAAGAACGGACAGTGCGATCCGGATGACGTGCCGGAGCCACCTGATGAGGCCACCACGCAGAAAGGCGATCTGTGGCTGCTCGGTGAGCATCGTTTGCTGTGCGGCGACAGTTCGTCCGTGGCTGATCTGGACCGCCTGCTCGACGGTCAGCCGATCCATCTCTGCAATACCGATCCGCCGTACAACGTGAAGGTCGAACCTCGCAGCAACAACGCCATCGCCGCGGGCCTCTCATCATTTCAGGGAACGACCCATCACCAGAAACTGGATGTGGAACGGCATCCCGAGAAGGCGAAGCCGACTGCAAAGAAGCTGCGTGCCAAGGATCGACCGCTCGCCAACGACTTCGTCTCGGACGAGCAGTTCGACGTATTGCTGGATGCCTGGTTCGGCAACATCGCCCGCGTGCTGTTGCCGGGACGTGGGTTCTACATCTGGGGTGGGTACGCCAACTGCGCCAACTACCCGCCGTTCCTGAAGAAGCACGAGCTGTACTTCTCGCAGGCTTTGATCTGGGTGAAGGAGCATCCCGTTCTGACCCGTAAAGATTTTATGGGAAACCACGAGTGGTGCTTCTACGGATGGAAAGCGGGCGCCGCGCACGTCTACCTCGGACCGAACAACGCGACCGATGTCTGGTCGGTGAAGAAGGTCAATCCGCAGTCGATGGTGCATCTCACGGAGAAGCCTGTCGAACTGGCGGTCCGCGCGATGCAGTACTCATCGCGCACGGGCGAAAACGTCCTCGACCTGTTCGGTGGCTCGGGCAGCACGCTGATCGCGGCAGAACAGACCGGCCGCAAAGCATTTCTGATGGAACTCGATCCGTTGTACTGCGACGTGATCGTGCAGCGGTACGAGAAGTTTTCCGGACGGAAGGCGGAACGGGTCGCGGCGGAAGAGGTGGCCGCATGA
- a CDS encoding bifunctional DNA primase/polymerase produces the protein MNDLLEAALNYVDLGYPVFPCAAGGSNPITPRGFHDASLDPEQIERWWTAHPSANIGLPTAGLVVIDVDGATNTWPGEERAMELAAGPMALTPGGGSHRIFRQPPEKGWRCTQSVLAPQVDTRADGGYIVAPPSRRAEGSYRWVPGMELDVSPDQLPEPPAWLVAQLDGPPPGTPTSPDVATGTGLGNKIPSGQRNATLAKLGGAMRRVGMSQEEIVAALLRANADRCVPALTAREVERIAGSIARYEPDQIAVALAENHWDQMYADSGSDEATRFEDPGPTPPQLLRVPGFINSVIDYTLSSAPYPEPVLAFCGALSLQALLAGRKVRDAADNRTNLYLLGLANSGAGKDYPRKVNQRILLEVGMPECLGNSFASGEGIEDRLFTQPSALFQVDELDGLLLKVTQAKDARHEQVVSILLQMYSSASSVYVMRAKAGKERTVIDQPCLCIFGTAVPKHFYEAISPRLMTNGFLARMLILESQKRGRGREANVGPIPEPILEVARWWAEYQPGHAGNLSTWHPVPQLVDADAAALNGFRAFREYADAEYSRAEDGGDPVSMAIWARAYEKARRLSLIYACSANHSAPQIDLPAVTWACEFVEHQTRRMLFMAGSHASESDFDAKRKRLLEILAKWHAQHGDRWMPFWMINRKLPWSRREHEEVRDTLVAQRLIDFGTHQTGGRPGEVYRLVPTGGAAQ, from the coding sequence TTGAATGACCTGCTCGAAGCTGCGCTCAACTACGTCGATCTTGGCTATCCGGTCTTTCCCTGCGCCGCCGGTGGCAGTAATCCGATTACGCCGCGCGGATTTCATGATGCCAGTCTCGATCCGGAACAGATCGAACGCTGGTGGACCGCACATCCCTCGGCCAACATTGGCCTGCCGACTGCCGGCCTGGTGGTGATTGACGTTGATGGGGCGACCAATACGTGGCCCGGTGAAGAACGGGCAATGGAACTGGCCGCCGGACCAATGGCCCTCACTCCCGGCGGTGGCAGCCATCGCATCTTCAGACAGCCGCCGGAAAAAGGCTGGCGCTGCACCCAAAGCGTTCTGGCTCCGCAGGTCGACACCCGGGCCGATGGTGGCTACATCGTCGCCCCGCCGTCACGGCGTGCTGAAGGCTCCTATCGCTGGGTGCCGGGCATGGAACTGGATGTATCGCCGGACCAGTTGCCCGAACCGCCGGCGTGGCTGGTCGCGCAACTCGACGGACCGCCGCCCGGAACGCCCACGTCGCCCGACGTGGCGACTGGTACGGGGCTTGGTAACAAAATCCCCTCCGGCCAACGCAATGCCACACTGGCGAAACTCGGCGGAGCGATGCGGCGTGTGGGGATGTCGCAGGAAGAGATTGTGGCCGCCCTGTTGCGTGCCAACGCCGATCGCTGTGTGCCGGCTTTGACAGCACGCGAGGTCGAACGCATTGCCGGCAGCATCGCTCGTTATGAGCCGGACCAGATTGCCGTCGCCCTGGCGGAGAATCACTGGGATCAGATGTATGCCGACTCGGGCAGCGACGAGGCGACCCGTTTCGAAGATCCGGGACCCACGCCCCCACAGTTGCTGCGCGTTCCCGGCTTCATCAACTCGGTGATTGATTACACGCTCAGCAGTGCTCCCTATCCGGAGCCGGTGCTGGCGTTCTGCGGAGCGTTGTCGCTGCAAGCACTGCTGGCCGGCCGCAAGGTGCGCGATGCGGCTGACAACCGCACGAATCTGTACCTGCTGGGACTCGCCAACTCGGGCGCTGGAAAGGATTACCCGCGCAAGGTCAATCAACGCATCCTGCTGGAAGTCGGCATGCCGGAGTGTCTGGGGAATTCGTTCGCCAGCGGGGAAGGCATTGAAGATCGGCTGTTCACGCAGCCATCGGCCCTGTTTCAGGTGGATGAACTGGATGGTCTGTTGCTGAAAGTGACGCAGGCAAAAGACGCCCGTCACGAGCAGGTCGTCAGCATCCTTCTGCAAATGTACTCGAGCGCCAGCAGCGTCTACGTGATGCGGGCCAAGGCCGGCAAGGAACGGACCGTTATCGATCAGCCCTGCCTGTGCATCTTCGGGACGGCGGTTCCGAAGCACTTCTATGAAGCGATCTCACCACGGCTGATGACCAACGGGTTTCTGGCCCGCATGCTGATCCTGGAATCGCAGAAGCGGGGGCGAGGTCGTGAAGCGAACGTCGGTCCGATTCCGGAGCCGATTCTGGAAGTCGCTCGCTGGTGGGCCGAATATCAGCCGGGACATGCCGGCAATCTGAGTACGTGGCATCCTGTCCCGCAACTGGTTGATGCCGACGCAGCGGCACTCAATGGATTCCGGGCGTTTCGTGAGTATGCCGATGCCGAGTATTCCCGCGCAGAGGATGGCGGTGATCCGGTATCGATGGCGATCTGGGCCCGTGCCTACGAGAAGGCCCGACGGCTGTCGCTGATCTACGCCTGCAGCGCCAACCACTCGGCACCACAGATCGATCTGCCGGCTGTCACCTGGGCCTGTGAGTTCGTCGAACATCAGACGCGGCGAATGCTGTTCATGGCCGGCAGTCACGCCAGTGAAAGCGACTTCGACGCCAAGCGAAAACGGCTGTTGGAGATCCTGGCGAAGTGGCATGCGCAGCACGGCGATCGCTGGATGCCGTTCTGGATGATCAATCGCAAGCTGCCGTGGTCACGCCGGGAACACGAAGAAGTGCGGGACACGCTCGTCGCCCAGCGGCTGATCGATTTCGGCACGCATCAGACCGGCGGTCGACCGGGCGAGGTGTACCGACTCGTTCCGACAGGAGGTGCCGCGCAATAA
- a CDS encoding DEAD/DEAH box helicase yields MLTLRPYQQTAVAAVYEHLRERDDNPCVVIPTGGGKTPVMATICRDAVVTWGGRVLIVAHVKELLEQSADKLRVVCPEVKFGIYSAGLKRRDTQAPVIVAGIQSIYKRACELGPIDLILVDEAHMIPPEGEGMYQQFLAEARVVNPDVRVIGLTATPYRLKSGMICTPDHFLNDVGYEVGVRELIVQGYLSPLVTKAGLTRIDTSAVHIRGGEFVAAEVEDLMDQDELVDAACREIVEFTADRQSVLIFATGIKHGRHVQEVLLRNHDIECGFVSGETPTAERDATLKAFRDGDLRYLCNVNVLTTGFDAPNIDCVVMLRPTMSPGLYYQMVGRGFRLHPGKENCLVLDFGGNVLRHGPVDAIRIEERPAGNREAPAKECPICHAVIAAGFATCPQCGYEFPPPERQKHEAKATDAGILSDQMNDTKYEVMDISYSVHTKRDAQPGAPQTMRVDYRLGLSHWQSEFICVEHEGYARQKAEAWWSRRSPDPVPDSAERAVELAEAGALCATHAIVVRSVPGERYDRIVGYDLAEKPEPVPWGDSFDDEEVPF; encoded by the coding sequence ATGCTGACACTGCGTCCTTATCAACAGACGGCCGTGGCCGCCGTGTACGAACACCTGCGGGAGCGCGACGACAACCCGTGCGTCGTGATCCCGACCGGTGGCGGCAAGACTCCCGTGATGGCGACCATCTGCCGTGACGCCGTTGTCACCTGGGGCGGCCGCGTCCTCATCGTTGCCCACGTGAAAGAACTGCTCGAACAGTCGGCCGACAAACTGCGGGTCGTCTGTCCCGAAGTGAAGTTCGGCATCTACTCCGCCGGACTCAAACGCCGCGACACGCAGGCGCCGGTCATCGTGGCCGGCATTCAATCCATCTACAAACGGGCCTGCGAACTGGGGCCGATCGATCTGATTCTGGTTGACGAAGCCCACATGATTCCGCCCGAAGGCGAAGGGATGTATCAGCAGTTCCTCGCCGAGGCCCGGGTGGTAAATCCGGACGTCCGCGTGATCGGGCTGACCGCGACGCCCTATCGCCTCAAGTCAGGGATGATCTGCACTCCGGACCATTTCCTGAATGACGTCGGTTACGAAGTCGGTGTCCGCGAACTGATCGTGCAGGGTTATCTGTCGCCGCTGGTGACCAAGGCCGGCCTGACCCGTATTGACACCAGCGCCGTCCATATCCGTGGTGGCGAATTCGTGGCGGCTGAGGTCGAAGACCTGATGGATCAGGACGAACTGGTCGATGCCGCCTGCCGGGAGATTGTGGAGTTCACGGCCGATCGCCAGTCCGTGCTGATCTTCGCCACCGGCATCAAACATGGCCGGCATGTGCAGGAAGTCCTGCTCCGTAATCACGACATCGAATGTGGCTTCGTGTCGGGGGAAACGCCGACGGCCGAGCGAGACGCAACACTCAAAGCGTTCCGTGACGGGGACCTGCGGTACCTGTGCAACGTCAACGTGCTGACGACGGGATTCGATGCGCCCAACATCGACTGCGTGGTGATGCTGCGGCCGACGATGTCACCGGGACTGTATTACCAGATGGTGGGCCGCGGGTTCCGGCTGCATCCTGGCAAAGAGAATTGCCTCGTGCTCGATTTCGGAGGCAACGTGCTGCGGCACGGGCCGGTGGATGCGATCCGGATTGAAGAACGGCCTGCCGGCAACAGGGAAGCGCCGGCGAAGGAGTGTCCGATCTGTCATGCGGTGATCGCAGCCGGCTTCGCGACCTGCCCGCAGTGCGGTTACGAGTTCCCACCGCCGGAACGACAAAAGCATGAAGCGAAAGCCACCGATGCCGGCATCCTGTCCGACCAGATGAACGATACGAAGTACGAGGTGATGGACATCTCGTATTCGGTCCACACCAAACGGGACGCTCAGCCCGGAGCCCCGCAGACGATGCGAGTCGACTACCGGTTGGGGCTCAGTCACTGGCAATCGGAATTCATCTGCGTGGAACACGAAGGCTACGCCCGTCAGAAAGCCGAAGCGTGGTGGTCCCGCCGTTCCCCCGATCCTGTACCGGACTCGGCTGAGCGGGCGGTCGAGCTGGCGGAAGCCGGCGCACTGTGCGCCACGCACGCGATCGTCGTCCGTTCGGTGCCCGGCGAACGCTATGACCGGATTGTCGGATACGACCTGGCCGAGAAGCCGGAACCCGTGCCGTGGGGAGATTCGTTCGACGACGAGGAGGTCCCGTTTTGA
- a CDS encoding RusA family crossover junction endodeoxyribonuclease has product MSLRFELPFPPSVNHYWRRVGARTLISRTGRAFRASVCSLLAARRVQPLDGPLIVQIDVYPPDRRRRDVDNLPKAILDALQHGGAYHDDSQIVSLTITKREVVPEGKTEVLIEKAEC; this is encoded by the coding sequence GTGAGTCTGAGATTCGAACTGCCGTTTCCACCCAGCGTCAATCACTACTGGCGGCGGGTGGGAGCACGGACGCTCATCAGCCGCACGGGGCGGGCATTTCGCGCAAGCGTGTGCTCGCTCCTCGCGGCACGGCGGGTCCAGCCACTGGATGGTCCGCTGATCGTGCAGATCGACGTGTACCCGCCCGATCGTCGTCGCCGCGATGTCGACAACCTGCCCAAGGCGATTCTCGACGCGCTCCAGCACGGCGGTGCTTACCACGACGACAGCCAGATCGTCTCCCTGACCATCACCAAACGCGAGGTCGTCCCCGAGGGGAAGACCGAAGTTCTGATCGAGAAAGCGGAATGCTGA
- a CDS encoding DUF669 domain-containing protein: protein MANLHGFDANQVEPVSSFEPLPAGKYAAAITDSEMKPTKAGTGNYLQLTFEVLDGPHKGRLLWARLNLDNPNATAVQIARAELSAICRAVGVMAPKDSVELHNLPLVISVKLKRRSDTGELQNEIGGYSPRNDKATQTPSAKTTAPPWQRSAQTA, encoded by the coding sequence ATGGCCAACCTTCACGGATTCGATGCCAACCAGGTGGAACCCGTTTCCAGTTTCGAACCACTGCCCGCCGGCAAGTATGCGGCCGCCATCACCGATTCGGAGATGAAGCCCACGAAGGCCGGCACCGGGAACTATCTGCAGCTCACGTTTGAGGTGCTGGATGGTCCCCACAAAGGCCGGCTGCTCTGGGCCCGGCTGAATCTCGACAACCCGAATGCCACGGCGGTGCAGATCGCCAGAGCGGAACTTTCCGCCATCTGTCGGGCGGTCGGAGTGATGGCTCCGAAAGACTCGGTTGAACTCCACAACCTGCCACTGGTGATCTCGGTCAAACTCAAGCGTCGCTCAGACACGGGTGAGCTGCAGAACGAGATCGGTGGCTATTCACCGAGGAATGACAAGGCGACTCAAACGCCATCGGCAAAGACAACCGCTCCGCCGTGGCAGCGCTCCGCCCAGACAGCATAA
- a CDS encoding ATP-binding protein, giving the protein MLSRIHRGKEPLPPRLVLYGTEGIGKSTFASQAPAPIFIQTEDGLGEIECDKFPLATQLEDVQAALQELISEQHDYQTVVIDSLDWLERLIWDDLCRQYNVTSIDKVDGGYAKGYTHALTHWRKVLGLLNRLRTERGMVVVCIAHAKVEKFEDPEATAYDRYSPRLHKHACALVCEWCDAVMFATRKIRVQSEDTGFNRKRGIAFGLGKDGGERMLRTIGGPSCVAKNRFSLPEELPLAWSDFMTALTNPESTPSQPSDTEN; this is encoded by the coding sequence ATGTTGTCCCGCATCCATCGTGGCAAAGAACCGCTGCCGCCACGGCTGGTGCTTTATGGAACCGAAGGCATCGGCAAGTCGACATTCGCCTCACAGGCGCCGGCACCGATCTTCATTCAGACCGAAGACGGACTGGGTGAAATCGAGTGCGACAAATTCCCGCTGGCCACGCAGTTGGAAGACGTGCAGGCCGCGCTGCAGGAACTGATTTCCGAGCAGCACGATTACCAGACGGTCGTCATCGACAGTCTGGACTGGCTGGAACGCCTCATCTGGGATGACCTGTGCCGGCAATACAATGTCACGTCGATCGACAAAGTCGATGGCGGTTACGCGAAGGGCTACACCCACGCACTGACCCACTGGCGGAAAGTGCTGGGGCTGCTCAACCGACTACGGACCGAACGCGGCATGGTCGTGGTGTGCATCGCGCACGCCAAGGTCGAGAAGTTCGAAGACCCGGAAGCGACCGCCTACGACCGCTACAGCCCCCGGCTGCATAAGCACGCCTGCGCCCTCGTCTGCGAGTGGTGCGACGCCGTGATGTTCGCCACGCGGAAGATCCGAGTGCAGTCCGAAGACACTGGATTCAACCGCAAACGCGGGATTGCCTTCGGACTCGGCAAAGACGGTGGTGAACGGATGCTCCGCACCATCGGCGGCCCATCGTGCGTCGCCAAGAACCGATTCTCGCTGCCGGAAGAACTGCCTCTCGCGTGGTCCGACTTCATGACCGCGCTGACCAACCCGGAATCAACCCCTTCCCAACCTTCTGATACGGAGAACTGA
- a CDS encoding sigma-70 family RNA polymerase sigma factor codes for MQVNASNGAGSACAPKLGRFEFGIVKRKVKQIIGRAGYTRQDREDLEQELLTRLLQGLKSFDPAVAHRKSFVTAIVERSVASIIRDAEAQKRDHRRIGSLQLLVEMTEDGPTELAETIGDREYNGRRCRDPRSDEDLAQLVTDLADVIDSLPDELRDLAERMKTQSISAIAREIGVPRTTLNDTVRRLRQRFEAAGLRDYV; via the coding sequence ATGCAGGTGAATGCTTCGAATGGCGCCGGCTCTGCGTGCGCGCCGAAACTGGGGCGCTTCGAGTTTGGAATCGTCAAACGCAAGGTCAAGCAGATCATCGGCCGCGCCGGCTACACCCGGCAGGACAGAGAGGATCTGGAGCAGGAGCTGCTGACGCGGCTGCTGCAGGGATTGAAGTCATTCGATCCCGCTGTGGCCCATCGCAAATCGTTCGTGACCGCGATCGTCGAACGTTCGGTCGCCAGCATCATCCGTGATGCCGAGGCCCAGAAGCGGGATCACCGACGGATCGGCTCTCTGCAGTTGCTGGTAGAAATGACCGAGGACGGTCCGACCGAACTGGCCGAGACGATCGGCGACCGTGAGTACAACGGCCGCCGCTGTCGTGATCCGCGCAGTGACGAAGACCTCGCGCAGCTCGTCACCGACCTGGCGGATGTCATTGACTCTCTGCCGGACGAACTCCGCGATCTGGCCGAACGGATGAAGACTCAGTCGATCTCCGCCATTGCGCGTGAGATCGGCGTCCCCCGCACCACGCTCAACGACACCGTACGCCGATTGCGGCAGCGGTTCGAAGCGGCGGGCCTGCGGGACTACGTCTGA